The sequence AAGGCTTATAGAGTGGCTGATTTCAAGAAGACGTTTGCTCATGTTTGCAATATCAGTCCAGAAATTGGAAATTATCTTATTGACGCGGATGTCAAAAAGTGGGCTAGATGTCAATTTCTTGGATACAAGTATGACATTAGGACAACAAATCATGCTGAGTCGATAAATTATGTGTTGCGTTCGCTGAGAGAGTTTTCCGTAATCCTTTGTTGGACAGTATTAGAGAAATGCGGACACACTTGTTTTTTAAGCGTAAGAAATTGATTTTGAAGTATACCCATCCTTTGGCCATAGATGTGGAGGAAAAGATAGATAGGAGAATCGAAAAGGGGAAAACTTTTGTAGTTTATCCTGTAAACGATTGCCAGCTGCTTGTTAAAGGCGATACAATTGAATGCTTTGTTGATTTGGATAAATGGACTTGTTCTTGTGGGAAGTATTACCTCTTGAAGATCCCTTGTAGACACGCAATAAAAGTTGGTTTCTTTGTTGGCAGAGAACCACATAGATTGACTGATTTTCTGTATACCACGGGAGCTTGGAGAGAAGCTTATCAAGAAAGCATAAATCCCATTGCTGTTCTTGAAGATGGTTGATCCGTCCTACAAATTATGGAAAATTCTTAAGTGCTACCGCATGAGACAAGAAGATCTCttggaagaaaaaataaaatgcaGATATAAAACTGTTGAAGACAAAATTCGATCATCATAAGAATCACAAGGGGGTCAGCATCGCGATCGCGGTAGATGTGGTGTTGGTAGTCACAACAGAGCAACTTGCAAGATGCCAATATAGTCGATTTGTTTGCTGTGGTTATCACAACTTTATTTCAGTTTTTAAGTCTATATTTACTCGATTTCTAgtaattttgtttcattttggcGCAactttgtttcattttctttgtttgaGTTTTTCAGATTACAAAAATGATTTCTAGTAACTTTGTTTCATGTTTTATGCAACTTTGTTTAAGTTTCAGGATGATAGTGACATAGTACATCGCCTACAATTGTCTATACATCATCCTTGAACCAGAAAAGCGATTTCCTTCATAATCTTATTCAAGTAGTAGAGAAAATTTGGTTACATGATCATTGAAAGTAAGAATACGACATatgcagaaaaaaaaatcaagtattAAAGAAAACTTGGTTACATAATCATTAAAAGTTAGAATACAAACTGAGTCAATAAGAAAATGGAAATAACTCGGAATGAGAATAAGACATacgaagaaaataaaaaaacgtaGAATACAATGAAAAGATATAATTCATACTGATCAGTGGTGGTCTTCATCTGATGGTTCATCTACTGTGTCATCAGTTGACTGGAAGAGAACTTCGATTCGCCCGGCCAgcattttagtatatatatcagTGTCCATGCGTCCAACAACATCAGGAATGTCTCCAGTCATACCAGCAGGCTCTGAAGTCTATGGAGCGCGGCAGCAGGAAGGAGGAGGTGGACATCTAGTCTTTGCACCCCACACAATCTGCATTATCGTCGTAAGCTTGACCAGTGTAGCCGCAGTCAAGGTGAACTGATGGTAGATGCTACTGTGTACCATCTAACAGTGGTGCTCGAGAATCATACTGACCAGTATATGCTGGTAACAAATACTCCATAGAAGGGTCTGGAGTATGATCCACTGAGATACCATGAATGGTGTCCTCCTCACGTTGCCTCTGAGCAGGAcccgaagaagaagaaccacaaCGACATTTTGGAGCTGGTGTAGGAGGGCGTGTAAAGAACCTTAGCAGGAGGCATGAACTGCATATTCTCCACAAAGGTCAGAGACGTAATGGCGGGCTGTGGAAGTTGGCAATGAAGGATGGTTCTGTTAGAAAAGGTAAAACGGTAAATTTTACTAGGATAGAGGGTCCTGGTGTTCTGAAGGAACTGGTAGGAGTGGGcaaaaaacccaaaccgaaccgaaccgaaccaaccaaaccgaagttaaaccgaaccaaaccaaaccgtgcTCTTTATGTAACCCAATTGGTTCATGTTTTACTCAACCCgaacggtttggtttggtttgggtttaaaccgaaccaaaccgataatccaatatatatatatagtaaaaatatatatgatatatatgtgtattaacatattgcaaattttagttaaagttttgtttttcattttttcataactttcatatctttaaaaaaaattagaaatacgattcaaataatactattatatataaaatcatgtagCATAAGTTTTTATATTCTCACTCTATCGTttatgagttgattatattttaataaaaatataaaactgatgccttcatattttataaccaaccCGAACTACACCGAACATAACTAGACCATAATAATGTAAACCGAACTAAatctaaaccgaaccgaactgaaccgaaccaaattaaacccaaaccgaacccaaaccaaagctactttggttttaattggtttgagttttataaaacccaaattacccaaaccaaatcgaatccaaaccgaacccgaaactaaACCGAAATGCCCACCCCTAGGAACTGGACATCAAATCTGTCAATCGTATCCACACACGGAGTCTTCGAAAGATCTATATCATGGTGTTTGAAGATCCGAGTAAGTAGACTGCCAATAGACTTCTCCAAATGCTTCATGTTAAGAGGACGAAGACAACATCTGAGCAAACAATGCTCCCAAATTTAGCGAAAGCTCTGCTGAAGGTTCATCTATAACGACATACAATGAGCAAACAATGCTCccatgttttcttttattttagtcactttaattattttttatattttaatatttaacgattgttttgttaattgtaatttcaaatttataattaaaattaagagaattattgttattttgaaaataatttgtCTAATGGAACATAAAGTATATGAGATTAGTCCAATAAGATATAGTTACCATTTTCTTGGTGTAAAAAAaccaattttttcaaaaaaattaagtgTCACTACTGAAACAAAATAAGGCATAAGTAAAATGTGTGTCGCACCATAAGAATGCTGAAGTCATAACTTTTAGAAATTAAGTTGGACTCAATCTTATTCTACCGTATGATATTACCAAATTTTGACGTTTATACAAACTATACACCCCAACATGTCGCCTAACAAATTAATGCAATAACTAAATAATTCAGctaagtatataaatatttttaaattaaaataaataaataaataaagatattCATACAGATTTTGTAAAGATTTCAATCTTATAAATTTTagggaaaatttggaaaaatacatcaatataaaattttaatttgaaaactacattattatttaatattttttgaaaactacacttgTGTATATGTAAATTGACTAAActatccaatatatatatatatatatatttttttttttaaaaaaattattctatattatcgtttcttcttttttgtgcaTGGTATATTCTCATTTCTAGTATCGCCGACATCGTCTCTTTCAATGGCAACATCAACTACGTTTTTCAAAACTTAGAGAAACAGACATTGTATGGTGGATCTGTTGAAAATTATTAtgctttttgttaatttattgcAGGATAATATATGATCAAAACTATACAGCTAATGAAACAAGAAAGAGCTCTGTTTTATTCACGAAAAACAAAGTAAATCTGTTTTATACACAGAAACAAAGCTCCCAGATATAAGCATACAAGCAAACCAACACAAACACGAACCAAAATAACCACAacgtattcttttttttaatactgtGTAATCATTAAAAAATGGAAGAGAGTTCAACTCCAAAGTACATAGGCAAAACACAACATGGAAACCAGTAGGCCCCAGAACTTAAAATAAAAGAGGAGAAGATAAACTAAAATGCCAAAACCGCAAAGAAAAACCAGTAACATGAAGGATTCTCACAAGTCTGCAGCTGGCTGTCACAGTATGAAGAGCATCTTGAATCATTGATCTTCCCCCAAACTAACC comes from Brassica rapa cultivar Chiifu-401-42 chromosome A02, CAAS_Brap_v3.01, whole genome shotgun sequence and encodes:
- the LOC103848876 gene encoding uncharacterized protein LOC103848876, which encodes MKQGEVDGDDYNADKHNEKKKGKMKQDEVDGDDYDANNINLEKENKEKLAKNSENDKSWEWFMRKLKVVVSDNGLAFISDRQAPIAKALENAYPLARHGEGLSGLISKASKAYRVADFKKTFAHYTHPLAIDVEEKIDRRIEKGKTFVVYPVNDCQLLVKGDTIECFVDLDKWTCSCGKYYLLKIPCRHAIKVGFFVGREPHRLTDFLYTTGAWREAYQESINPIAVLEDG